A segment of the Sporichthya brevicatena genome:
GGAAGTCGTCCGCCGGGCCGAAGGTCTCGTCGACCTTGGTGTCGCCGTGGTCGCCGTAGTAGCCGATCGCGGAGCCCTGCAGCAGCACGCGGGGCTTGTCGTCCAGCGCCGCGAGCGCGGTCGCGAGCGTGTGCGTCGGGTCGACCCGGCTGTCGACGAGGGTGCGCTTGTACGCCTCGCTCCAGCGCTTGTCACCGACGCCGGCCCCGGAGAGGTTCACCGCGGCCTCGACGCCGGCGAGCTTGCCGGGGGAGAGCGGCTGGGAGGGGTCCCACTGGACCTCGTCCGCGCCCCGCGGAGCCCGCCGGACCAGGCGCAGCACCTCGTGCCCGTCGGCACGCAGGGCGTCGACGAGCGCGGTACCGATCAGTCCGGAGGACCCGCAGACCGCGATCTTCATGGGCGCCGGCCCGTCAGAGGCCGAGCTCGGCCTCGAACGCGCCCTCCTCCAGACGCTGCTTGACGGTGGTGAGGAAGCGCGCGGCGTCGGCCCCGTCGACCAGGCGGTGGTCGTAGGTCAGGACGAGCATGACCATCGACCGGATCGCGATCGTGTCCCCGCCGGAGGGGTCCTCGACGACGACCGGCCGCTTGACGACCGTGCCGGTGCCGAGGATGCCGACCTGCGGCTGGTTGATGATCGGGGTGTCGGTGAGCGCGCCGCGGCTGCCGGTGTTGGTCAGCGTGAACGTGCCGCCGGACAGGTCGTCGGGGGCGATCTTGTTGTCGCGGGTGCGCGCGGCCAGGTCGTTCATCGACCGGGTCAGGCCCGCGACGTTGAGCTCGTCCGCGTCGTGGACGACCGGGACCAGCAGACCCCGCTCGGTGTCGACGGCGATGCCGAGGTGCACCTTCGGGTGGTAGGTGATCTCGCCCTTCTCGACGTCGATCGAGGCGTTCAGCTTCGGGTGCTGCTTGAGGGCCTCGATGGTCGCCTTGGCGAAGAACGGCAGGAAGTTGAGCTTCTGGCCGGTCTGGGCCTCGAACGATCCCTTGGCCTGCTGCCGCAGCCGCGCGATGCGGGTGACGTCGACCTCGACCCAGCAGGACAGCTGCGCGGACAGCTGCAGCGACTCGACCATCCGGGCCGCGATGACCTTGCGCAGCCGGGACATCGGCTCGACCGTGCCGACCTGCGGAGCGGCGACGACCGGACGCGGGGCGGCCGGGGTCGCGACCGGAGCCGCCGACGGGGTCGGCGCGGCCGCGGCCGG
Coding sequences within it:
- the sucB gene encoding 2-oxoglutarate dehydrogenase, E2 component, dihydrolipoamide succinyltransferase, producing the protein PAPAPAPAPAPAPAASAAPAAPASSGNGQAEDVGTYVTPLVRRLAADNNVDLSKVVGTGVGGRIRKQDVLDAAKAAASSASAAPAAAAPTPSAAPVATPAAPRPVVAAPQVGTVEPMSRLRKVIAARMVESLQLSAQLSCWVEVDVTRIARLRQQAKGSFEAQTGQKLNFLPFFAKATIEALKQHPKLNASIDVEKGEITYHPKVHLGIAVDTERGLLVPVVHDADELNVAGLTRSMNDLAARTRDNKIAPDDLSGGTFTLTNTGSRGALTDTPIINQPQVGILGTGTVVKRPVVVEDPSGGDTIAIRSMVMLVLTYDHRLVDGADAARFLTTVKQRLEEGAFEAELGL